Proteins encoded by one window of Musa acuminata AAA Group cultivar baxijiao chromosome BXJ2-9, Cavendish_Baxijiao_AAA, whole genome shotgun sequence:
- the LOC135584819 gene encoding potassium transporter 10-like, producing MDIEGGGFSNPVKRNSWRTVLSLAYQSLGVVYGDLSTSPLYVYKSTFAEDIQHSETNEEIYGVLSFVFWTLTLVPLLKYVFIVLRADDDGEGGTFALYSLLCRHARVGFLPNGQLADEEISAYKKTDRGGGGGAGSPSGGVGAASRVRVMLERHQVLQKMLLILALIGTCMVIGDGVLTPAISVFSAVSGLELSMAREHHKYVEVPIVCLILIGLFALQHYGTHRVGFLFAPVVIIWLLCISVIGVYNIFHWNPHVYQALSPYYMYKFVKKTQRGGWMSLGGILLCITGSEAMYADLGHFSQLSIKIAFTSVVYPSLILAYMGQAAYLSKHHVIENEYRIGFYVSVPEQIRWPVLCIAILAAVVGSQAIITGTFSIIKQCSALGCFPRVKIVHTSSKFHGQIYIPEINWILMILCLAVTIGFRDTKHMGNAAGLAVITVMLVTTCLMSLVIVLCWHKSIFLAVCFILFFGTIEALYFSASLIKFLEGAWVPIAFSCIFMIIMYVWHYGTLKKYQFDVQNKVSIEWLLGLGPSLGIVRVRGIGLIHTELVSGIPSIFSHFITNLPAFHQVLIFLCIKSIPVPHVHPEERFLVGRIGPKEYRLYRCIVRYGYRDVQKDDLEFEKDIVCSIAEFIRSGTSGPNGAAVESEKDDARMTVVGAGIRLCEVGDDPGEAAGPSSSTEIQSPIRARKKVRFVLPTSPRMNASTREELQELMEAREAGMAFILGHSYVRAKSGSGFVRRLAINYGYDFLRRNSRGPAYAVNIPYASTLEVGMIYYV from the exons ATGGATATTGAGGGTGGCGGCTTCTCTAATCCTGTAAAG AGGAACTCATGGCGCACGGTGCTGTCATTGGCGTACCAGAGCCTGGGGGTTGTGTACGGTGACCTGAGCACCTCCCCGCTGTACGTGTACAAGAGCACCTTCGCCGAGGACATACAGCACTCGGAGACGAACGAGGAGATCTACGGGGTGCTCTCCTTCGTCTTCTGGACCCTCACGCTCGTCCCCCTCCTCAAGTACGTCTTCATCGTGCTCCGGGCCGACGACGACGGCGAGGGCGGCACCTTCGCGCTCTACTCGCTCCTCTGCCGCCACGCCCGCGTCGGGTTCCTCCCCAACGGGCAGCTGGCCGACGAGGAGATCTCCGCGTACAAGAAGACggaccgcggcggcggcggcggcgctggCTCGCCGTCGGGCGGCGTCGGAGCGGCTTCCAGGGTGAGAGTGATGCTGGAGAGGCACCAGGTGCTGCAGAAGATGCTCCTGATCCTTGCCCTGATTGGAACATGCATGGTCATCGGGGACGGCGTGCTTACGCCGGCGATTTCCG TCTTCTCAGCGGTTTCAGGGCTTGAGCTTTCCATGGCCAGGGAACACCACAAAT ATGTAGAAGTCCCTATTGTGTGTCTCATATTAATCGGTTTGTTTGCTCTGCAACATTATGGGACACATCGAGTTGGATTCTTGTTTGCACCAGTTGTCATTATATGGCTTCTATGCATCAGTGTGATAGGTGTTTATAACATTTTCCATTGGAATCCACATGTTTATCAAGCACTCTCTCCATACTACATGTACAAATTCGTGAAGAAAACCCAAAGAGGAGGTTGGATGTCCTTGGGTGGGATCCTGTTATGCATAACAG GTTCTGAAGCCATGTATGCAGACTTGGGGCATTTCTCGCAGTTATCGATAAAG ATTGCTTTTACATCTGTGGTTTATCCATCATTGATCCTGGCATATATGGGACAAGCAGCTTATCTGTCCAAACACCATGTTATTGAAAACGAATATCGAATTGGGTTCTATGTCTCAGTACCAG aGCAAATAAGGTGGCCTGTTTTGTGTATAGCTATACTTGCAGCGGTTGTGGGAAGCCAAGCCATTATTACCGGTACTTTCTCGATCATCAAGCAGTGTTCTGCTTTGGGCTGCTTTCCCAGAGTGAAGATTGTTCATACATCATCCAAATTTCATGGACAAATATACATCCCAGAGATCAACTGGATATTAATGATATTGTGCTTAGCCGTGACGATTGGTTTCAGAGACACAAAGCACATGGGTAATGCTGCAG GATTGGCCGTCATAACCGTAATGCTGGTGACAACCTGCTTGATGTCCCTGGTGATAGTTCTGTGTTGGCACAAGAGCATATTTCTAGCAGTATGCTTTATACTCTTCTTTGGAACCATTGAGGCACTCTATTTCTCAGCTTCCCTCATCAAGTTCTTGGAAGGAGCTTGGGTCCCCATTGCCTTTTCTTGTATCTTCATGATAATTATGTATGTATGGCACTACGGCACGCTCAAGAAGTATCaatttgatgttcaaaataagGTCTCCATCGAGTGGCTTCTCGGCCTCGGCCCTTCTCTTGGTATCGTGCGTGTTAGAGGCATCGGTCTGATACATACTGAGCTTGTGTCAGGAATCCCATCCATCTTCTCCCACTTCATCACAAATCTCCCTGCATTCCACCAG GTGCTCATCTTCCTCTGCATCAAGTCCATCCCTGTGCCACACGTTCATCCAGAGGAGCGGTTCCTTGTAGGCAGAATTGGGCCCAAGGAGTACAGGCTTTATCGGTGCATTGTTCGGTACGGCTACCGTGATGTGCAGAAGGATGACTTGGAGTTTGAGAAGGACATTGTTTGCAGCATTGCGGAGTTCATCCGCTCAGGGACGTCGGGGCCAAACGGTGCTGCAGTAGAATCTGAAAAGGATGATGCGAGGATGACCGTCGTCGGAGCTGGAATTCGGTTGTGTGAAGTGGGTGACGATCCAGGGGAGGCAGCAGGTCCTTCAAGTTCGACCGAGATACAATCACCGATCAGAGCGAGAAAGAAGGTGAGGTTTGTGCTGCCCACAAGCCCACGGATGAATGCCAGCACGAGGGAGGAGCTACAGGAGCTGATGGAGGCACGGGAAGCCGGCATGGCATTCATCCTCGGGCATTCCTATGTGAGGGCGAAGAGCGGGTCGGGATTCGTCAGGCGGCTCGCCATCAACTACGGCTATGACTTCCTGAGGAGGAACAGCAGGGGTCCGGCGTATGCAGTGAACATCCCCTATGCATCTACTTTGGAGGTGGGGATGATTTACTATGTTTGA
- the LOC135621864 gene encoding E3 ubiquitin-protein ligase Os03g0188200-like, translated as MTVRLLSIAAQVTAAAAAVSAAMLLAGVGVLVVLHVCTVGKAFRRWSTATSARDRRGGPSHGLSPDRLKRLPCYAFGAGRDGTLDCAVCLESFRAGDRLRLLPACGHSFHAQCVDPWLLTAPVCPICRRRADGRSPGTASPNGPTHQAHVRFDVDPVS; from the coding sequence ATGACCGTCAGGCTACTGTCCATTGCGGCCCAGGTCACGGCGGCGGCCGCGGCAGTCTCCGCCGCGATGCTGCTGGCCGGCGTCGGCGTGCTGGTGGTGCTGCACGTGTGCACCGTGGGCAAGGCGTTCCGGAGGTGGTCCACGGCGACCTCGGCCCGGGATAGGCGCGGCGGCCCCAGCCACGGCCTGTCGCCCGACCGGCTTAAGCGGCTGCCCTGCTACGCGTTCGGGGCGGGGCGGGACGGCACCCTTGACTGCGCCGTCTGCCTGGAGAGCTTCCGGGCAGGCGACAGGTTGAGGCTGCTGCCGGCCTGCGGCCACAGCTTTCATGCGCAGTGCGTGGATCCTTGGCTGCTCACGGCGCCGGTCTGCCCCATCTGCCGGAGGCGCGCCGACGGGCGAAGCCCCGGCACAGCCTCTCCCAACGGTCCAACACATCAAGCTCATGTAAGATTCGATGTAGATCCTGTCAGTTAG